The region TATTGCTTGATGACGTCGGAATCCATGGCCGTGAGGATGATGTCGGTCGCCACGCCCGCCTTGGCGAACGCGTCGTCGATATGGCCGCGCCCTGTGAAACCCTTGTCGTAGGTAATCAACGGATATTTCGCCAGGTCTTCCAGGCGGATCGGCGAGTGTTCGAGCAGCGGATGGCCGTCCGGCACGACGATCAAATGGCTCCAGCGGTAGCACGGGAACGACACGAGGTCGGGGAACTGGCTCAAGCCTTCCGTGGCGATGCCGATGTCGGTCTTGCCGGACAGCACCCATTCCGCGATGTGCTCGGGCGCGCTTTGCTGCAGCGCGATACGCACGTCGGGGAAGGCGGCGCGGAAGCTTTGCACCACCTTCGGCAGCGCATAACGGGCCTGCGTATGCGTGGCCGCCACCGACAAGGTGCCGCTGGTCTGGCCGCTGTATTCGAGGCTGGCCTGCTGCAGGTTTTCCGCCTCGATCAAGAGGCGGTCGACGATCTTCAAAATGCCCT is a window of Janthinobacterium rivuli DNA encoding:
- a CDS encoding CysB family HTH-type transcriptional regulator gives rise to the protein MNFQQLRSIREAARRGYNLTEVANALFTSQPGVSRQIRELEDELGVVIFERNGKRLTGLTEPGKGILKIVDRLLIEAENLQQASLEYSGQTSGTLSVAATHTQARYALPKVVQSFRAAFPDVRIALQQSAPEHIAEWVLSGKTDIGIATEGLSQFPDLVSFPCYRWSHLIVVPDGHPLLEHSPIRLEDLAKYPLITYDKGFTGRGHIDDAFAKAGVATDIILTAMDSDVIKQYVALGLGVGIVASMAFDHGRDKGLRAVEASHLFATNTTRLAVRRGAYLRAYAYEFILQLAPDLTREDIDRAMAGEDAL